The genomic stretch TTCACGCAGGTCGGCCTTGAGCAGGCGTGCGCCGCGCAGATCGGCTTCGGTCAGGCGGGCCTGGTGAAGAATCGAGGTCCCGAGTTCGGCGTGCCGCAGATTGGCCCTGATCAGCGACGCCCCGCGCAGGTTGACCTGGTACACGCTTGCCGCTTCCAGGCACGTGCCGTCGAGGTTGACACCGTTCAGCCACAGTCCGTCGCAGTCGCCCGGCGCAGGTCGGTGTAGCTGACGTTGAGCCAACCCGCGGGACGCTCCTGGCCGAGCACTCCGAGACAGGTGAGGGCCACCTGGGCGTCCGCGGCGCGTGTCTCCAGCGGGCGCACCGAGTTGATGGATGCGTCCGCCGCCGGGGCTCCCGGCTCATGCGGCGGCCAGGGCAGGTGCGTCCGCAGGTATGCCGCCATGATCGAGACGACCGCTTCGTAGTCACGGACGGAGTGGTCGGCAATCCGCCACAGTGCGTAGATGCCTCCGATCCGTACGTCAAGCTTCTCGCTGCCCAGCTGTTCCACGGCCCGGCTGAAGCGGTCG from Streptomyces sp. TLI_235 encodes the following:
- a CDS encoding hypothetical protein (manually curated); this encodes DRFSRAVEQLGSEKLDVRIGGIYALWRIADHSVRDYEAVVSIMAAYLRTHLPWPPHEPGAPAADASINSVRPLETRAADAQVALTCLGVLGQERPAGWLNVSYTDLRRATATDCG